CAGGTGTTGTCGGTGTAGGCCCAGGCGTTGTCGGTGAGCACGCGTTCGATCATGTCGTCCTGGGGCGAACCAGGTGTGGGCACGGCGCAGGAATTCCGCGCAGGTGAAGGCTTTCTCGTCGGAGAGGGGGTCGGTGTAGGGAGGAACGGTGCAGATCGGTGATCCACACCGCTCCCGGAGATCCGCACTCACATCAAGGTCATCGATCCCGTGTACTCCCTGTCACCAACGTGCCGGAACAGCACATCTAGAAGTCGTGGGCGGCGTCGGCCGTGCCTGGCGTGTTCGAGCGGAACCGAGCCAAGTGCACTCGCCGGGCCAGCCGGATAGTGGGCCGGATCAACAACTCCACACTGCCCACGACGAACAACCAGGTGCTGGCGGTATCCAACGCGTCATCGAGCAGGAACGCGCTGCCGAGCACGAACCAGAGGCCGATCAGCAGGTCGTTGATGATACTGACGACCTCGTAGCGCTGCCGGATCACCAGCTCGTCATGACCGATATGCACCACGGTGGTGCCGGTGTTGTCTCCCGCGCTGCCAGATGATCCCGTGGACAACGGGCAGCTCCTTCCTGCGCTCTTGACAGCGCCGATCGTGGCACTCCTCTCGGGTGTTCGCCCGGTGGGAGGCTATGCGCCTACCCCGCTGAGCGCATCTGCGTCTTCTGGTTGTCAAGTTGAGGTCAGGGGGCAGCATCAGGGCGCTCAGGATTGGAGGTAGTGGCTGTGGCGAAGGCGCGGTGTGCTGTATCCGGATCCGCTCGGTGGATACCCGCCCGTGCATGTCCGGGACTCGATCCCGGTGGTGCAGCAGCATCCGGATGGGCAGGCGGTGCCGGGCCCGTCAGGGGCCCCGGGCAGTTGCTGGGCTGCGTCGGTTTCTGGAAGCGACCGGGTACGAGCTGGTGGTCACTGCGGCTGCGCCGCCACTCCGGACGTGCTCGAACAGGTGCTGCGCAACATGTTCCTCGGTAACCCTCCCGGCAACCACGATCGCATCTTGGACTTCTCCACCGCGGTGACGAGCGGACTGTTCTTCGTACCCCCGCCGACTTCCTCGACGACCCGCCCGACCCCGTGGGCAAGATGTTCTTCAATATTCCGGCCACCTTCGCCGAGTCCGAGGTCGACCTCCTACGTGTGTCCCCATGAGGGCATGGCCGTCGCTCGCGCGCCGAGGGCAAGCTGCGCGGCAAGCGACCCAAGCAGCAGGCCGAGCTACGACGGATGCACGCCACCGGCGACTACACGATCACCGAGCTCACCGAACCGTTCGCCGTCTCTCGCTCTCGACCGACCGTCTACCGAACCCTGCAGCGCAATGGCGGCTCATGACACGTTCCTTACCGGCGCCCCGGCTCGTCGAGCTCGGCGCCGCCCAGCTCCCGCTTTCCCGCACGCGCCCACTATGCCCTGGCGGACTTCCGTGGCCGGGACACACGAAACGTCACCTCGGCGGAGCCCGCTCCACCCGCGGGCCGACACATCGCAGTGGTCGGCCGGGCGACTGCTTCGGCGCGAGTTGCTACATCGTCAGGACGACGCGGAAACGGGCCTGGTTGCTCATCATCCGTTCGTAGGCTTGGGCGGCCTTGGCCAGCGGCACGGTATCGATCATCGGCCGGACACCGGTCAACCTGCTGAACCGCAACGTGTCCTCGGAGTCCTTCGAAGTTCCGGAGGGATGCCCCACGATCGAGGCGGCCGGCGTTATCAGGGAAGGCGCCGTGACCTCGAGCGGATCACTCGCCGCGCCGAGAACGAGCAGCTGCCCCCGAGGGGCGAGCCCTGGCAGCATACGACCGGCCGCGGCCCCGCTGGCCGCCGTGGCCAGCACCACTTTCGCGCCGCCCGTCGCGGCCAGTGCCTGCCCCGGGTCCGTGGCTTCGCTGTCGATGTGCTCGTGCGCGCCGAGCTCGCGAGCGAGTTCCGCCTTCGCCGAGCCGCGGGAGATCGCGACGACCTCCATGCCCATGCCGGCGGCGAACTGAATGCCGAGATGCCCCAGCCCACCCACACCGAGCACGGCGACGCGGTCTCCCGGGCGAGCCGGGCTCTCCCGCAGCGCGTGATAAGTGGTGACCCCGGCACACAGCAGGGGCGCCGCCTCGATGGCGGACAGCTGCTCGGGCATCCGCGCCAAGGCGTCGGCGGGCACCACCACCGCCTCGGCATAGCCCCCGTCGAAAGTAATACCGGGCACCCTGCCGTTGGCGCAGGTGATGAAGTCCCCGCGGCGGCAGGATTCGCAGTGGTAGCAGGCACCGCCGAACCAGCCCACACCCACCCGTTGCCCGCGTTGCCACGAACCCCGCACACCGGTCCCGATCTCGTCGATCGTCCCCACGATCTCGTGACCGGGGACGATCGGATAGGGCGTGCTCGGCAGCACGCCCTCCTTTGCCCACATGTCGCTGTGACAGATTCCGCAGGCCTCGACCCGAACCCGCACCTCGCCCGCGCCGACCTCTGGTACTTCCCGGTCGACCAGTTCCAGTGGGCCACCGGGCTCGGCGACCTGAACAGCGCGCATCGAAGGCATCCCGAACTCCTCGTACCGTGCCGGATCCCACTTCGTTCATACCCTGGCGTCCTCGAACTCACACTTTCCGAGGACTCGCGTGTAGGGGTGATGTCGTGAGCCGGCTGACAGCGTTTTCGTCCGCATCGTGGAGTTCCCACTGGGACAGGTCGGTCTTCGGCCCGG
This genomic stretch from Actinopolyspora halophila DSM 43834 harbors:
- a CDS encoding YrhK family protein, translated to MSTGSSGSAGDNTGTTVVHIGHDELVIRQRYEVVSIINDLLIGLWFVLGSAFLLDDALDTASTWLFVVGSVELLIRPTIRLARRVHLARFRSNTPGTADAAHDF
- a CDS encoding alcohol dehydrogenase catalytic domain-containing protein, whose product is MPSMRAVQVAEPGGPLELVDREVPEVGAGEVRVRVEACGICHSDMWAKEGVLPSTPYPIVPGHEIVGTIDEIGTGVRGSWQRGQRVGVGWFGGACYHCESCRRGDFITCANGRVPGITFDGGYAEAVVVPADALARMPEQLSAIEAAPLLCAGVTTYHALRESPARPGDRVAVLGVGGLGHLGIQFAAGMGMEVVAISRGSAKAELARELGAHEHIDSEATDPGQALAATGGAKVVLATAASGAAAGRMLPGLAPRGQLLVLGAASDPLEVTAPSLITPAASIVGHPSGTSKDSEDTLRFSRLTGVRPMIDTVPLAKAAQAYERMMSNQARFRVVLTM